The Myxococcota bacterium region GGTCACGACCGCGTGCATGCGGACGTCCCACGGATCTTCTGGAAGGGCCTCGATCACGCGATCGTCGTAACAGATTCCGACCAGCGTCGCATCCGAACGCCGACGCGCGAGCAGTCGGTCGTAGTGTCCCCCGCCCCGCCCCAGCCGGCGCAGCGCACGGTCGAACACCTGACCCGGAACCAGGAACAAGTCGACCTCATGAATGGGGACGCGCGCCGGAGTCGCCGGGTCGGGCCCGAGCTCGAGCTCAGGCCCCACCACCACCGGAAACAGCACCCGCTTCCCACGGGCCGTGCTGTGGTGGACCACCGCGTCGAGCGGCACCTCGT contains the following coding sequences:
- a CDS encoding 5-formyltetrahydrofolate cyclo-ligase, whose translation is EVPLDAVVHHSTARGKRVLFPVVVGPELELGPDPATPARVPIHEVDLFLVPGQVFDRALRRLGRGGGHYDRLLARRRSDATLVGICYDDRVIEALPEDPWDVRMHAVVTERGVSR